TAGATGATATAAAACACCCCTGACGCTGTGGGCCACTGACTGGTACCACGACCGGACAGCTCACGTCACTGCAGAcaacgggagctgcaggtgctcagaaccAATTCAGTGCGGAATTGTAGGTTATTTTACCCCAAGCCCACCTGAGAGCACAGCAATGGCCACAAGCTAGTTCGTGTGGAACCAGCGCACCTTCAAACTGCTCCAAGGCATGTCGACGCCCCAGTGCTCCGAAGCCTGGGGAACACAACTTCCAGGTGAGTGCAGCGAGCACTAGATTTGCAGAAAGCCCAGTCTCCAAACACAGAGACTCAAAAGCGGTTGGAGTTACCTGTGTGGAGGAGTGCCGCCGAGGAGCTGCTGAGTCCGGGGCTCCCCGGGAACTGATCCAGGACTTGCTAACGTCAGAGACCCAGCTAAGGAATTCTCCCAGTGGCAAGGGGACTTCTTTGGTGGGACTGGAAAAAGAtgtctgacagagagagagagcatcatTACAGGTGGGAAAACATGGCAGACAAATGAAGAGGGAAAGAAATCAAGGTGAGAAAGGAAAGTAAGAATCGGAGTTTTAACAAAGTCAGCACCTCCACGCTGCTGTGCTGGACTACGACCCCCTCCGAGCCAGGCAGACCTTGAAATTTACAGCTGCTACAAAGCCTCTCGCTTTGCATCCAAGGTAAGACATTCTGCAAGAACCCCATTTAGCAAAGGGTATGGGGGGGTGTCTAGCAGGCTTCCACCACAGCTGGCATGGGACCTGGGCACAGAAACCTGCGTGCATACAGGTGTGCGCGCAGGGACTGGGGCTGGTTTGTCAAGGCTCTGGCCAGCCGTGCTGCCAGGCTGGCAGAGGGGTTCTGATAAATACCTCTCAATTCATTAGTCTCATGATTCAGTCTAAACAATCAACCTTGTACAGGGCACTTCCCAGATAcacggagagagacagagacagacagacagacacacacatgcagacataGCCACTGGCCAACAGCAGCACACGGCAATGTAAGATTCCCCGGGAACTTGGGCCGGAAAAGCAAAGCATGATGGAATGCGTCAGAGTGAACaagcaggctggaggaggaggcgcAGATGCAACGTAAAACCTCTTGGGGGGTGAAGCTGTGGAGCAGAGAGGCAGGCAGATCCATCCCCATGGCAGCAGGCTCTGTGAAAGCACAGAGGCAGCCCCAGCATGCACTTACAGTCTGAGTGCCGAGGCCACAGCGGCTGTGGGGAGTTCTGGGAGGCAGGCTGAGGAGCTCTTGGGAGGGGGCAGGTAGCAGACAGcagcctcctcctctgccccaccgAAGGCCAGCAGAAAGGATCCAGGCAACGGCTCCAGAGCTGGTGTGCAGAGGTCACTGTCCTGGGCCAAAGCGCTGAGGGACAGTGTGGTCAGTCCAGGGTCCAAGGTCACAGTCTCTTTTCCCGGGAAGGGGGAGGGCAGCTGGCATGAGCAGCAGGTCTGAGAGCTGGGGACAGtgccctctcctcctctggggaTGGTAGGGGAGGAAGCTGGCAGAGTTAATAAAAAAAGTCACTAGCTGGTTAGGATCAAAAATGCAAACCTGTTGGCAGGTTCTGCCGGGCTGTGGGAGCGGCTCGGTGGTGGCTGGGTTAGTCGACTCTGCAGATGGTACGAACCGAAGCAAGCTCCTGGGTTACTGAGCTGGAGGGTAGTGTGTTCTCTCTCACCGCTAAATATACAAATACTGTCCCAACAATCATACATATTAATATATATTAGTCTCCTCTTTTTGGTTAAACTTTAGGCACTGCTTTGGAAGAAAATTggggtttaaaaataataatcggATGATTAGCCAGTAGCTTCACCACATGCAGAGCAGGATAAATGGGAAGGTTTCTCAgtgttttggggggctggggcaggcagggagaggactTTATGCCACTGTCAGCTGAGGCCTCTGCAGGTCGGGGAGCTTCCTGTTTGCTTCccatccgcagctcccatttaggcTGCACAAGGCGAGAGTGAGTTCAGCAGCATCCACGTTGCTCTGGGGACCAGATGTGTATCTGCGTCCGTAGCTTGAGGAAGagtaggaggaggaagagaaggtcATGGAGAAGCCGGAGCCGGTGGCATCAACGCTCCCTCGCCTGGAGCCTGATCTAGATCCTGTTCGGGAGCCCGATCTAGAGCCAGAGGTGGAGCCCGAGCCACTGACGTTGTAGGGGCTGAAGTATCCTTTGCTGGATTGGGAGGAAGCTTCCAGCAGGCGCAGGCCTGTTCCCTCCTCAACCATGCTTCTGTCCATTGCATCCTTGTAGGAGATCTTGAGTTTCGTTTTGGGGCAGGTGAGATACTTGGAGTAGGTGTTCACGTCCCGCAGCTTTTGGGCTGTGCGTGTGTCGATTGTGCCTTTCTGCAGCGCGTCATCGAGCGAGACCCGGCCTGGCACGTCGGGCTCAATCAGCCCACCCGTCAGGTACTGTACCTCCAGGAACCGCTGGCCGGCTTCGTAGTACAGCCAGCCCTTCTTTAAGGCTTGGGCGGCTGACATTTTCGTCTTGGTTCTTGGATCCTCAAAGCCATAGAAGGCCTTCTGAGCAAGGTTGATCCTGTCCACCATGATTTTGTCAACCAGGCCCTTGTTGACTGCATCAGCAACAGAGaatttctccccagtgctggggTCGATGATGCCTCCGGtgcaggcctgggactccagcagccGCTGTCCAGTGATGTTGTCTACAAGATTGCGGTGCATGGCCTCCGTGATGGACACTTTCTCCAGGGTGTCCGTGTCCAGGATCCCAGCAATCGGACCGGTCTCTTCAGCAGGGTCGCTCCAGGATGTCAGCTGAGCTCTCGCAGGGGCTGGGCTTATGGGGTAGGAGGAAGAGGACCCAACAGAAGAAGATCTTGATCGGAAGCCACTCACGTTTCCAGAGAGCATGTCTGCAAACTCGGTGATGGACAGGGTGCCGGAGCGATACTGGTCCAGGGCAGACTGATCAATCAGGCCCTTTGCAATCGCGTCGTCGATGTCGTACTGTCGCCCGGACCTCCTGTCGATGATCATGGACTTGACCACCCCGTCCGAGGAGGAGATGGTGATCTCTTCCCACTCACACTCTTGCTCAGAGAGCTCCAGGTAGGTCTGGTGGTCGATGAGGCCTTTGCGGTAGGCTTCATAAACCGACATCTCCTTCCCCGTCTCTGGGTCGACAATCACCACCCTGCGCTTGCGGACAGACGACTTGGACGAGGTCTTTCTCTCCCGCTTTTTCTCCTTCAGAGGGAGTAGGCACAGCCCAGTCTCCGGGTCAGTGATGCACCGCTCCATGAGCTGCAGGTAGGTCAGGTTCTCCTCGGTGTTGGGATCAAAGAAGCCCTTGGTGTCGTCGCTGGGGTCCAGGAGGATCTCGTTCATTTCCTCGTCGAACAGGCCCCGCTTGTAGGCCATCTCCACGGGCAGGCGATGGCTTTCCTCTGGATCGATAATGCCTCCCGTGGCGATCTGGGCCTCTAGCAAACGGATCCCAtgatctttcaggatcaggcccttcttcATGGCCTGGAAGAGGGAGATCAGTTTGCCCGAGTAGGGGTCTTTGTAACCGGTCACCGCCCTCTCCGCCGAAAGGAGCTTGTCCTTGAACTCTGGGCCCACAATGCCCATCCGCACCGCCTCCTCCACCGTCAGCTTGAAGCCCTTGATGGGGTCGATCACGTACCCAGTGGCTGCCTGGGCCTCCAGGAGCTCGAAAGCTGTGCCAGGCCGGATGATGCCTTTCTTCATGGCTTGGTACACGGAGAGCCGCTCCTTGGTGGAGTCCATGAAGACACCAGCGATGCAGCTGGTGCCCTCCAGGAACTTCTGAAGGTTTTTGGAGACTTCTTCGATGGAGGTTAAGCCTTCCTGGAGGCGCTGGGCTGTCACTTCGTCCATGACCTGGGACCGCACCAGCTCCTCCACGCTGATCTGCTTCCTCAGGCCCCGGAAGGTCAGCTTCCTCGTGTCgcacaggggcagcagcagctggccgtTGTTCTCGTCCTTCCGGCACCGCTTGAGGAGCTGCACGTAGCTGAGCTTCTCATCCGTGGAAGGGTCCACGTAGCTCCGGACCTCGCTGGGCTCTGACAGCCTGTCGCAAGTCTCCTTGCTGAAGAAGCCACGCTGATAGGCGACCTCCAGAGGCAGGTGGAACCCCAGGAACGGGTCGATGATGCCGCCAGTGGCTAGCTGAGCATCCAGCAGCCGGAGGGCTTCCTCAGCGGGGATCAGATCCTTCTTCATGGCCTGGAAGAGTGAGATCTTCTGCTCGCTGTACGGGTCCCTGTAGCCAGTCACAGCTCTCTCCGCGGACAGCAGCCGGTCGTGGATTTCCGGCCCCACCACTCCTTTCCTGACAGCTTCGTCTACCGTCAGCATCTCATTCTTTATGGGATCGATCATGAAGCCAGTGGCAGCCtgggcctccagcagggagcGGGCTACCTCAGGGCTGATCAGCCCTTTCTTCAGGGCCTGATAGACACTGAGCTTCTGCTTGGTGGAGGGGATGTAGATGCCAGCTACGCAGCCGGTTCCGTACAGGTATTTCCAGACGGTCTCTATCTCCAGGATCTCTCGGATGGTCTTGGAGCCCTGCTTCAGCACGTTGTATATCTCCAGGGAGATGATCCTGGCCTCATAGAGGTCGTCAGCCGTGATCCGGCGCCGGACAAAGTCGTAGGAGGTCAGGTCCTGCTGCCGGATGATCTCTGTCTTCTCGATGATctcgatgatgatgatgatcatgcGCTCCTTGGTCACATTGCCGGAGCGGAACTCCTCCATCAGCCGCTTCCGCTGCTCCTCGGGGATGAGGTCTGACTGCATGATCTCCCATAGGGACATGgaggagccagccatgctgcccacgGGGATGCTGACCTGCGTTTCCTCAAATGCTTTCCGGGTCTCCGCCTCCGTGTACACATGTGTCGTCTCCACCATCGTGGGCTTCTCCGGCTGCTTCAGAGGCAGGAGGTACAGGCCGGTCTCGGGGTCCTCGATGCACCTCTCCTTCAGCTGCAGGTAGGTCAGGTTCTCCTGCGTGTTGGGGTCAAGGAAGCCCTTGGTGTCGTCGCTGGGGTCAGAGAGGATCCGGTTCATCTCTTGGTCGAAGTAGCCCCGCTTGTAAGCCACCTCCACGGGGAGGCGGTGACTGTGCACGGGGTCGATGATGCCGCCGGTGGCGACCTGGGCCTCCAGCAGGCGGATGCCGTGCTCCTTGAGGATCAGCCCCTTCTTCATGGCTTCGAAGAGGGAGATGGTGTTCCCAGAGTAGGGGTCCTTATACCCAGTGACGGCCTTCTCTGCAGAGAGCAGCTTCTCGTGGAGCTCCGGCCCAACGAGGCCAGCTTTCACAGCCTCGTTGACACACAGCTTTTGGTTCCTTTCGGGGTCGACCAGGAACCCACTGGCTGCCTGAGCTTCCATCAGGGTGACAGCGGTGCTTGGCCTCAGGAGGTTTCTCTTCATGGCTTCGTAGAGGTTCAGTTTCTCCTTTGTGTCTTCCACGTAGATGCCAGCGATGCAGTCGCTGCCCCGCAGGAACCTCTTTACAGAGTCCGTCTCGGAGAGGTCTTTCACCGACTTCTTGCCTTCCCTGAGCTGCTCGTACTGGGCTTTGCTAAGGACCCTCGACTCCAGCAGCTCACTAGCAGGAACAGGTGCTCGGAGGCCGCTGAACGTCAGCTTCTCCTGCTTCTTGGTCTCTGTTTCCTCAATGATGGTGATCATTATCTTGATGATCTTCTCAATGGTGACCTTGCCGGTCTTGTACTGCCGCAGCAGCTCCCTCCTTTGCTCCTCGGTGAAATACTCAGAGTGGATCAGCTCCCAGATTGTCACTGTCTTGCCCTTCAAGCTGCCAGCTGGCACCTCCAGGGTCGCCTTGTCTAAGGACTCCTTCGCCTGGCTGTCCGTGTAGACCTCCTCTTGCTGTGACCGGATGGCCTGGTCTGAGAGGGGCAGCAGGTAGAGGCCAGTCTGCTTGTCTGGTCGGCATttcttctgcagctgggtgtaggTGAGGTTCTCCTGAGTGTCGGGGTCATAGAAGGCCTTGGTGTCGTCGCTGGGAGTGGACAGGGCCTTGTTTGTCTCCTCGTCGAAGTAGCCCCGCTTACAGGCAACATCGAGCGGCAGGCGGTGGCTGTTCACAGGGTCAACTATGCCACCGGTGGCCAGCTGGACGTCCAGCAGGCGGATCCCGGTATCGCTGGGGATCAGGCCTTTCCTTAGTGCTTGGAACAGGGAGACAGTCTGTCCGGTGTACGGGTCTTTGTAGCCAGTCACAGCCttctctgcagacagcagctTCTCATGGAACTCTGGCCCGACAATCCCAGCTCTCACTGCCTCGTCCACCGAGAGCGTCTCGTTCCTAACGGGATCGATGATGTACCCCGTGCCTGCCTGGGCCTCCAGCAGCGGCAGGGCAGCCTCTGGCTTCAGCAGGTTTTTCTTCAGGGCGTCATAGAGCGTGAACTTCTGCCCAGTTGACTCCACCAGGACGCCAGCAATGGTGTCGGTGCCCTTCAGATACCTCTTTATGGCATCTGCGTCAGCCACGTCCTTGACAGACTTCTTGCCCTGGTGCAGCTGGTTGTAGAGATCTTTGTCAATGATTTTGCTCTCCAGCAGCTCAGCGGCAGGGACAGCAGCACGGAGCCCTTCAAAGCACAGCTGGCTCTTCTTCTCACTCTCTTCCACTACGGTGATGACAATCTTGATGATCTTCTCCACGGTGATCTTGCCGGTCTTGTACTGCCGTAGCAGGTCTCGCCTCTGCTCCTCGGTGAAGTACTCCGAGTTGATGATCTCCCAGATGGTCACCGCCTTTCCTTTGAACGTGCCGAAGGGGGCAGACACCGTGGTCTTCTTGAAAACATCTTTGGCCTCTTGCTCAGTGTAGGCCAGGTCCCCGCCTTTGGCTGCTCTGTCGGTGAGCGGCAGGAGGCAGAGCCCAGTCTCAGGGTCAGTCATGCATCTCTCCATCAGCTGCAGGTAGGTCAGGTTCTCCTGCGTGTTGGGGTCAAAGAAGCCCTTGGTGTCGTCCGTGGGGTCTGACAGGGTCTGGTTCATCTCTTCGTCGAAGTAGCCCCGCTTGTAGGCCGCTTCCACTGGCAGGCGGTGGCTGTTCACGGGGTCGATGATGCCGCCGGTGGCGATCTGGGCCTCCAGCAGGCGGATGCCGTGGTCTTGGACAATGAGGTCTTTTGTCATGGCCTGGAAGAGGGAGATCTTGTCTCCGGTGTAGGGGTCTCTGTACCCGGTTACTGCCCTCTCGGCAGACAGCATTTTATTGTGCAGCTCTGGTCCAATTACTCCTTCTTTCACAGCCTCGTTTACAGAGAGCCTCTTGTTTCTCACTGGGTCAATTATGAAGCCGGAGGCAGCTTGTGCTTCCAGGAGGATGAGTGCCGTGCCTGGGCTCAGCAGCTGTTTCTTCATGGCCTTGTAGATACTCATCTTCTCGTTGGTGGGTTTAATAAGCAAGCCGGCGAtgctgctctggccctgcagGTATTTCCTGAGGTCATCCCTCTGCGCAAGCTCAGCCACGGTCACCGTCCCTTTCACCAACTTGTCCAAGATCTCTCTGCCCAGGATGCCGGCCTCAACCAGCTTCTCCGCAGGCACCTTCTGCCGGATGCCATGAAACGCAAACTCCGGCTCCCCGTTCTGAGCCAGGCCATCCACGGCGTCTCTGCCATTGGGCACCGCTTTGGTCGGAGTCAGCTGGGTAGGCAAAATCGTGGCATCCTCAGGAATGTCGTCGGTTTGGATCATGATCTCTCGAGTCTGGGCCAGCGCAGCCCTGTGCTCCTCTTGCAGCTGTTCCAGTTTCTCCCTTAGCTTCTGGTTCTCCTCTGCAAGGAGTTTCTCTTGCTGCTGTCGCTGCTTTTCCAGCTGCTGAAGCTCTTCCTGCTTACGCTGGACATTTTTCTCCGCCTCTTTCTGCTTCTTCTTTGCATCGTCCAAGGTggcctccagctgctgcttctcctgctccATCTGCTTCCGCTGCCGGTcctgctctgccttcagggtctgAGCTTTGTTCATCTCGTCTTCGAAGAGTTTCTCCAGCTTGACTTTCTCTTCCTCAATGAGCCTCTCTTTCTGAAGCAGGCTGTCCTTCTCTGTCGAGAAGGTCTGCTGGAGTATGTGAGTCTCCTGACGGAGCTGCTCCTGCTGAGCCGTCTGCATCTGGAGCAGGGGACAGAGAGACATCTCTTAgacccaccccactgaaccccaaaTAGAGCCCACAGAAACCTGGTGCAGACAGGGATAACCATTAGTGGGAGGGCGCTAGCCAGAAAACGCTTGGGGTATAGCAGCAAGTCGTATTACAGGCTAGTACCTTGGGCTTATGTTACAGGTGCACGGGCCAGCCCCCTGCTGCGGTGCATTAGTGCtaacggggtggggtgggaagatgaggaggagttTGGGCATTACTGCATGCTAGACTGGATTAAAGCAGCAGGAGAGGGACACTGTTCTTCTGTTGGGGTAAACAAAGCTAATCATGCCCCATTATGCACCCCAAGGAGCAGGGTGAATGTCCACACGGCCAAGGACCTTAGAGTCACCACCGTCTGTGCCTGGCGCTCAGGGAGCGGACACCCTGTGCCTGCAGGAGAGCGGCACACCGTGTGCAGGGAGGGTGGACTCTGCCAGCACCAGTTAGAGACGAGCAACCTCCGATGGGGGCGTGGGGCAAAGCTGCTCAGACACACTCCTGGGTCAATTACAGGTccactgcagctggagccttAGCACTGCACACACATGTGAGCTGTGTGCGTGTGCTcacgggagctgcaggagcaaggCTAAGAGTCGGGGTCCGTGGAGCAGGGGCTTGGTGCATTAGGTGAGGTTTCCTAGAGCACTCCAGTGACCTGGGAGCACAAGTCCCCCGAGAGTCGATGGCACTTGGGCTGCTAAACCGtggaggtgcttttgaaaatcctcccCTTGTCTTTGCCCATGTCCCCTCGGACACGTCACCCGTAACAACCCTGGGGGCTGTGAGACGAGTCTGCGGACAGCCTATGTGGGTTATGGAGGATTGTCGGTTGCTAAGGGAACTGTGGACCCTGGCTGGCATTTTGTGGGCGCAGTCAGCTGTCTGAAGGCTGCCATTCTACATGGTCAGCTCAGTTAGGACACTAAGCAGAGGGTGTCCCCCAGCATTAATATGACAGCAAGGGGGAACAGGAAAATCAGTACCTCTTCTGAtctctgctgcagcagctctgcctcccGCTTCAgcttctccttctccctctccagcTCAGCGATCGCTCTCTTCAGATTCTCCGCATCCCTATCGCTCTGCTGCCTCTGGATCTCCAGCGTGTGGACCAGCGTCATCTTCTCCTGGGTGGTCAGCTCCGTCTTGTGCAGCTTCTCACTGATCTCCTCCGCCTGCTTCTTGAACCGCTTCGCgtcctcctctgccttggccTGCGCCATACTCATCTCGGTCACGTGCAGCTTGAGGCGCTCGGCCTCGGCCATGATCTCCAGCTGCCGCTTGCGCTCGGCCTCCAAGAGTTTCTGGAAGCCCTCGGTCTCCTCAGTCAGGCGCTGCTGCATCTGCTCTTTGTCCTCCTGGAGCTTCTTGGCGTGCTCCTGAGCTAGGTCCTTCTGCCTCTGCAGCATCTCTGCCTCCGCCTTCAGCCGCGTGGCCTCCTGCACTGCCTGCATCTTCTCCTTCAGCATCTTCTCCGCCAGCGCCCGCTGCTGCGCCAGGTCGTCCTCCGCCAGCTTCCGCATGCGGGCGGCCTCCTGCGCCTCCACGCTCAGGCGAGCAGCCTCCTCCGCCACTAGCTTcatcttctctgcctcctccaccaGGAACTTCTGGGTGTTGTCCTTGTCCTTCAGGATCAGCACCTTGTTCTCCTGCTCGATCCGGGTCTTCAGTTTGATCAGCTCCTCCATCTGGACCTTCACCTTGAAGAGCTCTTCCTCCACCTGGGCCTTCTGCCTCATGGCGTCCGTCACCTCCTCCTTCAGCCGCTGCAGCTCCTCATCCAGGATGCTTTTCTGGTGGTccgtctcctccagctgcagcttgACCTTGGTCAGCTCCTGCTCCACCTGGGCCTTCTGCCTCAGCGTCTGCTCTGCAAACTTCTTGTGCTTTTCCATGTCGGCGTCAGCCAGCTGCTTTTGCTTCAGAGCCGCCTGCTCGGCTTGGGCCCGCTTAGCCGCCTCCAGCTCAGCCTCCTTCCTGAGCTTCTCAGCATCCTCCTGGGCTCTGGCTTTGGCCTGCGCCTCCTTCTCAGCTCGCTGCTTCAGGcgctctgcctcctccacctGCTGCCGGGACAGGGTCGCATCCTGCTCAGCCTTGACGCGTGCAAACTCTGCTTCCTCCGCTGCTTTCTTGGCCTTCTCGGCCTCTTCCCTCAGCTTGTCCAGGATGTTCTGTTCCTGGCGCCTCgtctgcagcagctcctgctcctTCTGCTGCACTGTAGCCAGGTGGGCCTTCTCCTCCGCCTGAATTCTCTTCTGAGCCGCTTCCTGGGCCAGCTGGATCTGCCTTTCCGACTCCTTCTCCGCCAGCTCCTTCTGCCTCTTGGCCTCCTCCACCTTGGCTTTCAGGCGCTCCACCTCGTCCAGGGCCACCTTACGCTGCCGGGCGGCTTCCTGCTCTGCAGCCAAGA
The window above is part of the Chelonia mydas isolate rCheMyd1 chromosome 2, rCheMyd1.pri.v2, whole genome shotgun sequence genome. Proteins encoded here:
- the PLEC gene encoding plectin isoform X23; translated protein: MAASRCIQHEISSLKDERDRVQKKTFTKWVNKHLIKAQRHVSDMYEDLRDGHNLISLLEVLSGDTLPREKGRMRFHKLQNVQIALDYLKHRQVKLVNIRNDDIADGNPKLTLGLIWTIILHFQISDIQVSGQSEDMTAKEKLLLWSQRMVEGYQGLRCDNFTTSWRDGRLFNAIIHHHKPMLIDMNKVYRQTNLENLDQAFTVAERDLGVTRLLDPEDVDVPQPDEKSIITYVSSLYDVMPRVPEVSVGIKANEQQLRWQEYREVVTALLQWIRNHTILFEERKVPASYEEIELLWRQFLKFKETELPAKEADKNRSKVIYQSLEGTVQAGQLQVSPGYHPLDVEKEWGKLHVAILEREKLLRAEFERLERLQRIVSKLQMESGVCEEQLNQADTLLQSDVRLLNAGKQPQKAAEIERDLDKADAMIRLLFNDVQALKDGRHPQGEQMYRRVYRLHERLVAIRTEYNLRLKSGSLQPAQVALPLGQRPRQDLEDVTLRYLQDLLAWVEENQRRLNGAEWGVDLPTVESQLGSHRGLHQSIDEFRAKIERARADEAQLSPAPRSAYRDCLGKLDLQYAQLLNSSKARLRHLESLQAFVGAATRELMWLNEKEEEEVDYDWSDRNPNMAAKKENYSGLMRELELRERKIKEIQSTGDRLLHEDHPGGQTVEAFQAALQTQWSWMLQVCCCIEAHLKENTAYFQFFSDVKEAEEFLRKTQESMKKKFSCDRTITVTRLEDLLQDALEEKEQITEYKGHLMGLAKRAKAIVQLRPRNPATPLKGRLPVQAVCDYKQMEITVHKGDECVLMSNAQPSKWKVLSGSGSESIVPSICFLVPPPNREALDAVSRLDVSHQHVVTLWHQLHVDMKSLLSWQYLVRDIQQIQSWSLLVFRTLQPEEYRQTLRSLETHFQEFMRDSQDSQSFLPDDRLQMEREYRACTQKYEHLLHSLEKGEQDESMCKGYISQLKDIRLQLEGCESRTVHKIRAPLDKDPVKECAQRISEQQQIHVELEGIRKNLEKVTEKTEKVLAQPEHSSSAPVLRSELEITLQKMDQVYSLSTIYLEKLKTINLVIRSTQGAEELVQSYEEQLKEVQAVPSDLKELEANKAELKRLRGQVEGHQPLFSTLQSDLSNAKDVNERMVRGHSERDVDLDRYRERVQQLLERWQAILTQIDLRQRELQQLGRQKRYYQESYEWLIQWVQDAKERQEQIQSVPVTDSKSVREQLLQEKKLLEECDRNREKVDECQRYAKQYIDAIKDYELQLVTYKAQVEPVASPAKKPKVQSASDSVIQEYVDLRTQYSELTTLTSQYIKFISETLRRLEEEERAAEKMKEQERKRLAEVEAQLEKQRQLAEAHAKAKAQAEEEAQELQRRMREEVSRREVVAVDAEQQKQNIQQELMQLKQISDTQIKSKDKLIEQVEHSRKRVEEEIHVIRLQLETSEQQKSSAEAELRELRARAEEAERQKKLAQEEAERLRTQVKDEAQRKREAEEELQRKVQAEKDAAREKQAALRDLETLRRQAEEAERRMKQAELEKERQIQVAQEVAQKSAETELQSKRLSFAEKTAQLEMSLKQEHVTVTHLREEAERLKKQQLEAEKSREEAERELEKWRQKANEALRLRLQAEEVAHKKTLAQEEAEKQKEDAEREARKRAKMEESALRQKELAEEELEKQRKLAEGTAQQKFSAEQELIRLKAEMENREQQRLLLEEELFRLKNEISEAIHKRKEVEEELAKLRTEMEILLQSKAKAEEDSRSTSEKSKQKLEAEASKLRELAEEAARLRALSEEAKRQRQLAEEEAARQRAEAERILKEKLAAISEASRLKTEAEIALKEKEAENERLRRLAEDEAYQRKLLEEQAAQHKQDIEEKITLLKKSSDTELERQKSIVDDTLKQRRVIEEEIRILKINFEKASAGKTDLELELSKIKSSAEEIQRSKERAEQEAEKQRQLALEEENRRREAEEKVKKILAAEQEAARQRKVALDEVERLKAKVEEAKRQKELAEKESERQIQLAQEAAQKRIQAEEKAHLATVQQKEQELLQTRRQEQNILDKLREEAEKAKKAAEEAEFARVKAEQDATLSRQQVEEAERLKQRAEKEAQAKARAQEDAEKLRKEAELEAAKRAQAEQAALKQKQLADADMEKHKKFAEQTLRQKAQVEQELTKVKLQLEETDHQKSILDEELQRLKEEVTDAMRQKAQVEEELFKVKVQMEELIKLKTRIEQENKVLILKDKDNTQKFLVEEAEKMKLVAEEAARLSVEAQEAARMRKLAEDDLAQQRALAEKMLKEKMQAVQEATRLKAEAEMLQRQKDLAQEHAKKLQEDKEQMQQRLTEETEGFQKLLEAERKRQLEIMAEAERLKLHVTEMSMAQAKAEEDAKRFKKQAEEISEKLHKTELTTQEKMTLVHTLEIQRQQSDRDAENLKRAIAELEREKEKLKREAELLQQRSEEMQTAQQEQLRQETHILQQTFSTEKDSLLQKERLIEEEKVKLEKLFEDEMNKAQTLKAEQDRQRKQMEQEKQQLEATLDDAKKKQKEAEKNVQRKQEELQQLEKQRQQQEKLLAEENQKLREKLEQLQEEHRAALAQTREIMIQTDDIPEDATILPTQLTPTKAVPNGRDAVDGLAQNGEPEFAFHGIRQKVPAEKLVEAGILGREILDKLVKGTVTVAELAQRDDLRKYLQGQSSIAGLLIKPTNEKMSIYKAMKKQLLSPGTALILLEAQAASGFIIDPVRNKRLSVNEAVKEGVIGPELHNKMLSAERAVTGYRDPYTGDKISLFQAMTKDLIVQDHGIRLLEAQIATGGIIDPVNSHRLPVEAAYKRGYFDEEMNQTLSDPTDDTKGFFDPNTQENLTYLQLMERCMTDPETGLCLLPLTDRAAKGGDLAYTEQEAKDVFKKTTVSAPFGTFKGKAVTIWEIINSEYFTEEQRRDLLRQYKTGKITVEKIIKIVITVVEESEKKSQLCFEGLRAAVPAAELLESKIIDKDLYNQLHQGKKSVKDVADADAIKRYLKGTDTIAGVLVESTGQKFTLYDALKKNLLKPEAALPLLEAQAGTGYIIDPVRNETLSVDEAVRAGIVGPEFHEKLLSAEKAVTGYKDPYTGQTVSLFQALRKGLIPSDTGIRLLDVQLATGGIVDPVNSHRLPLDVACKRGYFDEETNKALSTPSDDTKAFYDPDTQENLTYTQLQKKCRPDKQTGLYLLPLSDQAIRSQQEEVYTDSQAKESLDKATLEVPAGSLKGKTVTIWELIHSEYFTEEQRRELLRQYKTGKVTIEKIIKIMITIIEETETKKQEKLTFSGLRAPVPASELLESRVLSKAQYEQLREGKKSVKDLSETDSVKRFLRGSDCIAGIYVEDTKEKLNLYEAMKRNLLRPSTAVTLMEAQAASGFLVDPERNQKLCVNEAVKAGLVGPELHEKLLSAEKAVTGYKDPYSGNTISLFEAMKKGLILKEHGIRLLEAQVATGGIIDPVHSHRLPVEVAYKRGYFDQEMNRILSDPSDDTKGFLDPNTQENLTYLQLKERCIEDPETGLYLLPLKQPEKPTMVETTHVYTEAETRKAFEETQVSIPVGSMAGSSMSLWEIMQSDLIPEEQRKRLMEEFRSGNVTKERMIIIIIEIIEKTEIIRQQDLTSYDFVRRRITADDLYEARIISLEIYNVLKQGSKTIREILEIETVWKYLYGTGCVAGIYIPSTKQKLSVYQALKKGLISPEVARSLLEAQAATGFMIDPIKNEMLTVDEAVRKGVVGPEIHDRLLSAERAVTGYRDPYSEQKISLFQAMKKDLIPAEEALRLLDAQLATGGIIDPFLGFHLPLEVAYQRGFFSKETCDRLSEPSEVRSYVDPSTDEKLSYVQLLKRCRKDENNGQLLLPLCDTRKLTFRGLRKQISVEELVRSQVMDEVTAQRLQEGLTSIEEVSKNLQKFLEGTSCIAGVFMDSTKERLSVYQAMKKGIIRPGTAFELLEAQAATGYVIDPIKGFKLTVEEAVRMGIVGPEFKDKLLSAERAVTGYKDPYSGKLISLFQAMKKGLILKDHGIRLLEAQIATGGIIDPEESHRLPVEMAYKRGLFDEEMNEILLDPSDDTKGFFDPNTEENLTYLQLMERCITDPETGLCLLPLKEKKRERKTSSKSSVRKRRVVIVDPETGKEMSVYEAYRKGLIDHQTYLELSEQECEWEEITISSSDGVVKSMIIDRRSGRQYDIDDAIAKGLIDQSALDQYRSGTLSITEFADMLSGNVSGFRSRSSSVGSSSSYPISPAPARAQLTSWSDPAEETGPIAGILDTDTLEKVSITEAMHRNLVDNITGQRLLESQACTGGIIDPSTGEKFSVADAVNKGLVDKIMVDRINLAQKAFYGFEDPRTKTKMSAAQALKKGWLYYEAGQRFLEVQYLTGGLIEPDVPGRVSLDDALQKGTIDTRTAQKLRDVNTYSKYLTCPKTKLKISYKDAMDRSMVEEGTGLRLLEASSQSSKGYFSPYNVSGSGSTSGSRSGSRTGSRSGSRRGSVDATGSGFSMTFSSSSYSSSSYGRRYTSGPQSNVDAAELTLALCSLNGSCGWEANRKLPDLQRPQLTVA